A stretch of Desulfobacter hydrogenophilus DNA encodes these proteins:
- a CDS encoding sulfite exporter TauE/SafE family protein, translating to MESHLLVIVFLSFGLSFIFALGGVGSAVILIPALAWIGVPFNLARPTGLFVNCVSMLGATWLNFREKKLDVKFGLPIIVSSFVTAPVGAWAGHFFPTQTLLFIFIGFLFFSGSMMMFFKGSKYANQYREDRTVAGPLGVGVLAGFVSGLLGVGGGGIISPLMVVQGFNPKRVAMVTAFSVPFSSFSAFVTYAAMGSVSVKILVFAGLAAWTGGYLGTRVMQKKMKPQSVKRLLGGVLILIGIKFLWTMA from the coding sequence ATGGAATCCCATCTTCTTGTTATTGTTTTTCTTTCATTTGGTTTAAGTTTCATTTTCGCTCTGGGAGGTGTGGGGTCGGCGGTTATTCTCATTCCCGCTTTAGCCTGGATCGGTGTTCCCTTTAACCTGGCCCGGCCAACCGGGCTTTTTGTCAATTGTGTGAGCATGCTCGGGGCCACCTGGCTCAATTTCAGGGAAAAGAAACTGGACGTAAAATTTGGGCTGCCCATCATTGTCTCATCCTTTGTGACGGCCCCGGTGGGCGCATGGGCCGGCCATTTTTTTCCCACCCAGACCCTGCTGTTTATTTTTATCGGCTTTTTATTCTTTTCCGGCTCCATGATGATGTTTTTCAAAGGCTCAAAATACGCGAATCAGTACCGGGAAGACCGTACCGTTGCAGGCCCCCTGGGCGTCGGTGTGCTGGCCGGATTTGTCTCAGGACTTCTTGGTGTTGGCGGGGGCGGTATTATTTCCCCCCTGATGGTGGTCCAGGGATTCAACCCTAAAAGAGTAGCCATGGTGACAGCCTTTTCAGTGCCTTTTTCATCATTTTCAGCCTTTGTCACCTATGCGGCCATGGGATCGGTGTCCGTTAAAATTCTTGTTTTTGCAGGGCTGGCCGCCTGGACCGGTGGATATCTGGGAACCCGGGTGATGCAAAAAAAAATGAAACCCCAAAGCGTTAAACGCTTACTGGGAGGCGTTTTAATACTTATCGGAATCAAATTTCTATGGACCATGGCATAA
- a CDS encoding thioredoxin family protein: MLTHRNNSHGLTWSMDNPQAQSITRHESDLTTYWNFHIKFIFLAVISAFLFALPAHAQNFSKIPEKGTVTMIDLGAKKCIPCKMMAPIIAKLEKAYSGKADIVFIDVWENRGQARRFKISAIPTQIFFNEKGEEVWRHVGFMDEKAIVDQMKKMGVGKPDFKNKG, encoded by the coding sequence ATGTTAACCCATCGAAATAACAGCCATGGACTGACCTGGTCTATGGACAACCCCCAGGCTCAATCCATAACAAGACATGAAAGTGACTTAACAACTTATTGGAACTTTCATATAAAATTTATTTTTCTCGCGGTAATTTCGGCTTTTCTCTTTGCCCTGCCGGCCCATGCCCAGAATTTTTCTAAAATTCCTGAAAAAGGAACGGTTACCATGATCGACCTTGGGGCAAAAAAATGTATTCCCTGCAAAATGATGGCACCGATTATAGCCAAGCTTGAAAAAGCCTATAGCGGAAAAGCTGACATTGTTTTTATTGATGTCTGGGAAAACCGAGGGCAGGCACGTCGGTTTAAAATCAGCGCCATACCCACCCAGATTTTTTTTAATGAAAAGGGCGAAGAAGTCTGGCGGCATGTGGGTTTCATGGATGAAAAAGCCATCGTGGACCAGATGAAAAAAATGGGCGTGGGAAAACCGGATTTTAAAAATAAGGGATAA
- a CDS encoding thioredoxin family protein, whose amino-acid sequence MEIKVLGPGCAKCIKTEKLVQEAIKETGAEATVEKVTDMMQIASYGVFGTPSVIVDGEVKCTGKVPKKEDIISWLKK is encoded by the coding sequence ATGGAAATCAAAGTATTGGGACCTGGATGCGCCAAATGCATCAAAACTGAAAAACTGGTACAGGAGGCTATTAAGGAAACAGGGGCGGAGGCAACCGTTGAAAAAGTCACAGATATGATGCAGATAGCTTCATACGGTGTTTTCGGTACTCCCTCAGTCATTGTGGATGGAGAGGTCAAATGCACAGGGAAAGTGCCCAAAAAAGAAGATATTATTTCCTGGCTGAAAAAATAA
- a CDS encoding branched-chain amino acid aminotransferase, protein MEVKVTRVSEPGTRPKDKDLGFGTVFTDHMFVMDYEKGKGWVNARIEPYGNFSMSPASMVLHYGQAVFEGLKAYKTADGKIQLYRARDNFARMNSSCQGLCIPEINIDFVMDALKQLLKIEEAWIPESEGTSLYIRPTIVATDPFLGVRASYTYKFFIILSPVGSYYAQGLQPVKIWVCEDHVRAVRGGVGEYKTPGNYAASLLAGEKAKKEGYNQVLWLDGIELKYIEEVGAMNIFFLINDELITPMLNNSILPGITRFSVIDLAKKWGIKVSERKLSIDEVIAAADNGTLQEMFGSGTAAVVSPVGEIRYKDRIINIGDGKPGDTCMKFYNALTAIQYGKAEDTEGWIEVVE, encoded by the coding sequence ATGGAGGTTAAAGTTACCCGGGTATCTGAACCAGGAACCCGGCCCAAGGATAAAGACCTGGGATTTGGTACGGTGTTTACCGACCATATGTTTGTCATGGATTATGAGAAGGGCAAGGGATGGGTCAATGCCCGCATTGAACCCTACGGCAATTTTTCCATGTCGCCGGCAAGCATGGTGCTGCATTACGGGCAGGCGGTATTTGAAGGCCTGAAAGCCTATAAGACAGCAGATGGAAAAATTCAACTCTACAGGGCCCGTGATAATTTTGCCCGTATGAACAGTTCCTGCCAGGGCCTTTGCATTCCTGAAATCAATATCGATTTTGTCATGGATGCGCTGAAACAACTGCTCAAAATTGAAGAAGCCTGGATTCCCGAATCCGAAGGAACCTCTTTGTACATCCGGCCCACCATCGTGGCCACAGATCCGTTCCTTGGTGTCAGGGCATCCTATACATACAAGTTTTTTATCATTCTTAGTCCTGTGGGATCATACTATGCCCAGGGGCTTCAGCCCGTCAAAATCTGGGTATGCGAAGACCATGTCCGGGCCGTACGCGGCGGTGTCGGCGAATACAAAACCCCGGGGAACTATGCAGCCAGTCTTCTGGCCGGGGAAAAGGCCAAAAAAGAAGGATATAATCAGGTTCTGTGGCTGGATGGTATAGAGCTCAAATATATTGAAGAAGTCGGGGCCATGAATATTTTCTTTCTTATTAATGACGAACTGATTACCCCAATGCTGAACAACAGCATTCTTCCCGGCATTACCCGCTTTTCAGTCATTGATCTGGCCAAAAAATGGGGTATCAAGGTCAGTGAGCGCAAGCTCAGCATTGATGAGGTCATTGCCGCTGCCGACAATGGCACTTTGCAGGAAATGTTCGGCTCCGGAACCGCTGCTGTTGTTTCCCCTGTGGGAGAGATCCGTTATAAAGACCGGATCATTAATATCGGTGATGGTAAGCCCGGTGACACATGCATGAAATTTTATAATGCCCTGACCGCGATTCAGTACGGAAAAGCCGAAGATACCGAAGGCTGGATTGAAGTTGTAGAGTAA
- a CDS encoding helix-turn-helix domain-containing protein, translating into MAKNKEITHVGVRIKRVRLDKKISLDAMANETGLSKEFIKKIESGEQRPSVGTLLQLSRTLQLESGFLLKEPDDSVEARADAYTKRTDHYAYTPLSPGAENNHLKAFRIVVETGGSHEGVGFQHEGEEFAYVLAGEVEIQVGDHINTLKTGESLHFNSGIKHDLRNIGDNDAELIVVVYAP; encoded by the coding sequence ATGGCTAAAAATAAGGAAATCACCCATGTCGGCGTCCGGATCAAACGCGTCAGGTTGGACAAAAAAATCAGCCTGGATGCTATGGCCAATGAAACCGGGCTATCAAAAGAATTTATCAAAAAAATTGAGAGCGGAGAGCAGCGCCCTTCAGTGGGCACGCTGCTCCAGCTCTCACGCACCCTTCAACTGGAGTCCGGCTTCTTGCTCAAGGAGCCGGATGATTCCGTGGAAGCCAGGGCAGATGCCTATACCAAGCGAACGGATCATTATGCGTATACGCCATTATCCCCTGGGGCTGAAAACAACCATTTAAAGGCATTCCGCATCGTCGTAGAAACAGGCGGCAGCCATGAAGGGGTTGGGTTTCAGCACGAGGGCGAAGAGTTTGCCTATGTGCTGGCCGGAGAAGTTGAAATCCAGGTAGGGGATCATATCAATACCTTGAAAACAGGAGAATCCCTTCACTTCAATTCAGGTATCAAGCATGACCTGCGCAATATCGGTGATAACGATGCCGAACTGATTGTGGTGGTCTATGCACCCTGA
- a CDS encoding rhodanese-like domain-containing protein has product MNDLNEIFKEMDFQFFGSGEHGMSIEGMRKVLGNDHFLFLDVRTNEEVNHLSFPFALHIPLNELPDRLDEVSRDKFIVTFCSSVFRGAMAYTYLLANGYEEVKGLTASSEDMAMAFKPGPLTKM; this is encoded by the coding sequence ATGAACGATCTGAATGAAATCTTTAAGGAAATGGATTTCCAATTTTTCGGTTCCGGCGAACACGGAATGAGCATCGAAGGGATGCGCAAAGTCCTTGGAAACGATCATTTTTTATTTTTGGATGTGAGAACTAACGAAGAAGTAAATCATCTTTCCTTTCCCTTTGCCTTGCATATCCCCTTGAATGAACTGCCGGACCGACTGGACGAGGTGTCCCGGGACAAATTTATCGTCACCTTCTGCTCCTCGGTATTCAGAGGGGCCATGGCCTACACTTATCTGCTGGCCAACGGGTATGAAGAAGTAAAGGGGCTGACGGCCTCTTCCGAAGATATGGCCATGGCATTCAAGCCAGGTCCTTTGACCAAAATGTAG
- a CDS encoding ArsR/SmtB family transcription factor, with the protein MKQFIKVMKALSDPNRVKIMKMLQCRPLCVCEIKEALEIAQSTASKHLKILEDAELIRGFKDGLWVNYSVADGSGSPYAANMIGNLIHWLEDSSEIKQIKQVLPGIDRFDIVGKQQKTK; encoded by the coding sequence ATGAAACAATTTATCAAAGTCATGAAAGCGCTGTCAGATCCCAACCGGGTCAAAATAATGAAAATGCTCCAATGCCGTCCTCTCTGTGTCTGTGAAATTAAAGAGGCCCTTGAAATAGCCCAATCTACTGCCAGCAAGCATTTGAAAATTCTTGAAGATGCAGAATTAATAAGAGGGTTTAAAGATGGCTTATGGGTAAACTATTCCGTTGCAGACGGAAGTGGTTCTCCCTATGCAGCCAATATGATAGGCAATCTCATCCACTGGTTGGAAGATTCCAGTGAAATTAAACAAATCAAGCAGGTGCTTCCTGGGATTGACCGGTTTGATATTGTGGGAAAACAACAAAAAACAAAATAG
- a CDS encoding cytochrome c biogenesis CcdA family protein, giving the protein MLDSIFLSVNHWMTGGIWIAAAGCFLWGVISVLFSPCHLASIPLIVGYVGGQEKMVQPRQAGIYSVLFTTGLFITIALIGIICALLGRMLGDVGSWWQVLVGMILIWVALGMLGVEKCAMPGGPLHKLNIKGKFGAFVLGLAYGVLSGSCTFGFIAPILAIITVQEKLTAGIVLIILFAVGHCLPIVIAGSSTAAVKKLLENSAWNGAGAWFRKLAGITIALLGGYFILTPLLN; this is encoded by the coding sequence ATGCTGGATTCTATATTCCTATCGGTGAACCACTGGATGACCGGCGGCATCTGGATCGCTGCAGCCGGATGCTTTTTGTGGGGTGTGATCAGCGTGTTGTTCAGTCCCTGCCATCTGGCTTCCATCCCCTTGATCGTCGGATATGTGGGCGGCCAGGAAAAAATGGTACAGCCCAGGCAGGCCGGCATTTATTCTGTCCTTTTTACAACCGGGCTTTTTATTACCATTGCTTTGATCGGCATCATCTGTGCCCTGCTTGGACGGATGTTGGGAGATGTGGGAAGCTGGTGGCAGGTTCTGGTCGGCATGATCCTGATCTGGGTCGCCCTTGGGATGCTGGGCGTTGAAAAATGCGCGATGCCTGGGGGGCCGTTGCACAAGCTAAATATCAAGGGCAAATTCGGGGCGTTTGTACTCGGCCTTGCCTATGGTGTTTTGTCCGGATCATGCACATTCGGGTTTATTGCCCCGATACTGGCAATTATCACTGTCCAGGAAAAATTAACCGCAGGCATCGTTTTGATTATCCTTTTCGCCGTGGGCCATTGCCTGCCCATCGTTATTGCCGGCAGCTCGACTGCAGCGGTAAAAAAGTTGCTTGAGAACAGCGCATGGAACGGTGCCGGGGCCTGGTTCAGAAAACTTGCCGGAATAACCATAGCCCTTTTGGGCGGATATTTTATCCTCACCCCTTTGTTGAACTGA
- a CDS encoding acyl-CoA dehydrogenase translates to MLFKLTDEQVMIQNMVREFSRKVIAPTAAERDKTKAFPTENFKQMGELGLMGMMVPEEFGGEAADAVSYVLALSEIAYSCASTSVVMSVQNSIVCESLNKFGTKKQKQEFLVPLASGEIIGAFALTEPDAGSDPVSQATTAVKDGDDYVINGTKRFITSGENSAVVLVTAKTDETQGHKGISCFIVPKTTPGLVVGHHEDKMGLRASDTTDLIFENCRVPADNILGKEGDGFKIAMSGLDSGRIGIAAQSIGVAQAAFDAAIKYARGRKQFGVAITKHQAIRFQVADMATKIEAARQLILSAASMKDRGEKFTREASMAKLFASEMVQEITAWAIQIHGGYGFTTDYAVERFYRDARVFTIYEGTSEIQRIVISNAVLKDKRKL, encoded by the coding sequence ATGTTATTCAAGTTAACGGATGAACAGGTGATGATCCAGAATATGGTGCGTGAATTTTCACGCAAAGTCATTGCCCCCACGGCTGCTGAACGGGATAAAACCAAAGCGTTCCCCACAGAAAATTTCAAACAGATGGGGGAGCTTGGGCTGATGGGTATGATGGTACCCGAAGAGTTTGGTGGGGAAGCCGCAGATGCTGTTTCCTACGTGCTGGCCCTTTCCGAGATCGCATATTCCTGTGCATCCACCTCCGTGGTGATGTCGGTCCAGAACTCTATCGTGTGCGAATCCCTCAATAAATTCGGCACAAAAAAACAAAAGCAGGAATTTCTCGTGCCCCTGGCCTCCGGAGAGATCATCGGGGCATTTGCCCTGACCGAACCCGATGCGGGGTCTGATCCGGTGAGTCAGGCCACCACAGCCGTGAAGGACGGCGATGACTACGTGATTAACGGCACCAAGCGTTTTATCACGTCCGGAGAAAACAGTGCTGTGGTCCTTGTTACGGCCAAAACGGACGAAACCCAGGGACATAAAGGCATATCCTGTTTTATTGTACCCAAGACAACACCCGGTCTCGTGGTGGGACATCATGAAGACAAGATGGGGCTGCGGGCATCGGACACCACGGATCTGATTTTTGAAAATTGCCGGGTGCCGGCCGACAATATCCTGGGCAAGGAAGGGGATGGGTTTAAGATCGCCATGTCCGGCCTGGACAGCGGCAGGATTGGGATTGCAGCCCAGTCCATTGGCGTGGCCCAGGCCGCCTTTGATGCCGCAATAAAATATGCCCGGGGACGCAAGCAGTTCGGAGTGGCCATCACCAAACACCAGGCCATTCGTTTTCAGGTTGCGGATATGGCCACAAAGATAGAGGCTGCCCGGCAGTTGATTCTATCTGCAGCCTCCATGAAGGACCGAGGGGAAAAATTTACCCGGGAAGCCTCCATGGCAAAACTATTTGCCTCTGAAATGGTGCAGGAAATAACGGCATGGGCCATTCAGATCCACGGGGGATACGGGTTTACCACAGATTACGCGGTAGAACGCTTTTACAGGGACGCCCGGGTATTTACCATCTACGAAGGCACCAGTGAAATTCAGCGTATTGTCATTTCAAATGCAGTGCTCAAGGATAAGCGCAAACTATAA